The Mangrovibacterium diazotrophicum DNA window TTCTAAAAATACTTTATGATATTTTTTCAGTTCCTTCACTGGGCGAACAACTGAAGCAACCGGGTCATTTAAATACAACTGGACCGTTTCTTCTCCTGCATATTCCCCAACATTTGAAACTTCAACGCTAACAACCAAATTGTTATTCTCCCCTGCAATCAATGTATCACTTAAAGAAATGGCACTGTAATCGAAAGTTGTATAACTGAGTCCATAGCCAAAAGGAAATAGCGGATCATTCTTTTCATCGAGATAACGGGATTTAAAAGCACTTTTCTCTCCTTCTGTATATGGTCTTCCTGTATTCTTATGGTTATAATAAATAGGAATCTGTCCTAGTGATCTCGGGAACGTCATGGTTAGCTTACCCGAGGGGTTATAATTGCCAAACAATACGTCAGCCAAGCCAGCTCCGGCCATTGTTCCTGGTCGCCATGCCTCCAAAACAGCATCTGCATATTGGAGGTTATCTCCCAATGTAAGCGGCCGCCCATTGAGTAACACCAGGACGACTGGTTTTCCGGTAGCTTTCAATTTTTTCAACAAGTCTACCTGACAACCGGGAAGCGATATATCGGTCATTGATTTCGCTTCTCCTGACATCGCGATAGACTCTCCTAATACAGCTACGATAACATCTGATTTTTGGGCTATTTGAATGGCGTCTTTTTCCATTTGCAGCTGTTCTGCATCCTCATACCGTCCGTAGTTTTTTAAATAATCCGGATCATCGGTAAAAAATGTACCATCTGCACAAACTACCTTTTCATTCAGTTTTTGAATCCCGTCAAATATCGTTATAACGCTTTGCTTGTCCCCTGTTTGAGACCACATACTGAACATTTCAAACTGGTCATTAACAGAGGGTCCGATTAATGCGATTTTAGCATTCTTGCTTAAAGGCAACGTGTTATTATCATTTTTCAGCAAGACAATTGATTTACATACCGCCAGCTTTGCGACTTCTTTATTTTCGTCAGTCAATGTGACTTTTGCTGGTTTTTCCGGATCATAGTTTTTATACGGATCTTCGAATAGTCCCAGATCATATTTCCCTTCCAAAACTCTCCTACAAGCCTGATCGATTTCCTCTATTTTAATCTCACCTTCATCCAATAATTCTTTTAAAAAGGTCGAATAACCTTCGCTGGCCATATCCATATCCAGACCAGCATCTATTGCTTTTTTTACTGCGTCTTTATAATCACCGGCTATGCCATGGGCAATTAATTCCTGAACACAGTTGTAGTCACTAACAACAAAACCAGTAAAGCCCCATTTATCACGTAATAAATCCGTAAGCAACCACTTGTTAGCTGTAGCGGGGATCCCGTCAATATCATTAAACGATGACATGATGCTACCAGCCCCTGCGTCTATAGCGGCTTTGTATGGTGGAAGGTAAGATTGAAACATGGTTAGCCTGCTCATGTCCGTAGTATTATAATCTCGTCCCGCTTCAGAAGCTCCATACAGACCAAAATGCTTTACACAAGCCATCATCGAGGTTTCGTCAGTCAAGTCATCCCCTTGATAGCCTTTAACAACTGCCCGCGCAACGAGACTTCCCAGATAAGGGTCTTCACCTGCACCTTCCATTACACGCCCCCAACGAGGATCTCTGGTAATATCCACCATGGGAGAATAGGTTTGATTATAGCCCATTGCCGTCCCCTCGATAGCGGCGATTCTAGCAGTTTTCTCAATAAGAACGGTATCCCAGGAGCAAGACAACCCGAGGGGAATCGGGAAGATTGTTTTATAGCCATGAATTATATCAAGAGCCATGAAGAAGGGAATTTTCAATCTGGTACTATCAGCGAGAGATGCTGTTTTATGAATCCTTTCGACGGATCCCATCACTGATAAAATATTTCCAGCAGATCCTTCCTTTAGTTTTTCCATGACTCTCTTGGTTTTAAAAGGTCCTGTTCCCGCAGAAGGCGTCACCAGATTTAGTTGAGCGATTTTCTCTTCAACCGACATTTTATTCATTAACGCCGTGATGAACTCGTTCTTTTTGTCCTGCGGTTTTCGTTCGTTAACACAAGAGGCAAAACAGATTAGTAACACAACTGCCGATAATGACGCAGAAAAATTTGCTTTCATAGATTGAGGTCTTAATGTTTCGTTGAAACTAGTTCTGATTCTGTTTTTTTATTGTATCAGAAAGACTTTTAATAAAAGAAAGGCTCCATCGCCCTTAAAGCCTGATTAAAAGCGTATTGAAACAGCTCGGAAGCTGGATCAATTACGCATCTAATTCAGCCTAACAGGATCAATTTAATCCTTATGTTCTGTCCATCTTTCTCTTAAGTAATGAGCGGCCATTTTGGGTCGACGATCCCGTGTGAACACTCCTTTGAGATTATAGCCACCAAAACGAATCAAGTTTTGGCTGGTCTTAAAATCCGCAAAGTTCCAGACAAGCATACCGGTAACAAAATCTTTGGAATCTGCCACATCCAGGTATGCTTTTATCAATTCCTTTTGATACTCCTCTGTAAACATTTCCGGTTGGTCACTATGAAATCCGGCATATGCATCAGCTCCAAATTCTGTTACCATAACCGGTTTGTTGAACTTTCGGTGGAGTCTGTCAATTTCTAAACTGATGGTTTTCGCCCCCTGTTCAATATTTCCGGGTGTTGAGTACCAGCCCCAATAACGGTTAATACAGATTACATCTGTCAGTGCAAACCAATTGGTCGGTCCCATCATTACACCGACATAGCTCACCAAACGAGTTTTGTCCATCTCGCGAACCTGGGTAAACAATTTCTCAAATTCAAGATATGCTTGCTCTTTTTCTTCTTTCGCGATGATCGTTGCCTGTCCTAATTGAGCAATCTCATTCGGCTCATTAGCGACACACCACATAACAATGGAGGGATGATTTTTATCTCGAAGGATCATTTCCTCAATGTATCGTTTCATCGCCGCTTGTCTCTTGTCTAGTTGTTCTTTATCTCCCGTGAAGTATAAACCAACTCCTGGTGTTTCTCCAATGATTAAGAAACCTTCTTGATCTGCCAGGTAGTAGTTCTCTTCATCATATGGGTAATGTGTTGTTCGATAACAATTGGCACCTACCCACTTCATCAGTTCCAAGTCTTTTACAACAAGTGAATTTGAGCTGGAACGACCTAATACCGGGAAATCTTCATGCTTCCCAAACCCTTTCAAAAATATCGGCTTACCATTTAGTAGAATTTGTTTATCATCAACGCTGACCGTACGAACGCCGGTTTTCAACTCATACTGATCCTTGATATCACGATCATCTCCCAAGATAACTTTCACCGAATAAAGAAAGGGATCGTTCAAATCCCACATTCGAACGTTTGGAATCTTTATACTCACTACTGCTTTCCCGTTTTTCACTTTAAAGGGAGCCTCTATGTTCTTATCGTCTCCCAATATGATCACTTTCCCTTTTGCGGCTTTATCGGTCGTTTCAACTACGATATCCATCAAGCCCATTTTCTCCTCCAAACCAGGGATTACAGTAATATCTTTGATTCGATCTGTTGGGACAGAATAAAGTAATACGGAGCGATTCAAACCTGCATAAGGGAAAAAGTCGTAATTCGCTTTTGGGAAGCTTTCGAATGACCCTCCGGAAACATTTCCGGTCGGGACACGGTCCGGTGAAAGTTGATTTTCAACTTGAATAACAATCCTGTTGGATTCATCCCAATTTATAAAAGAACTAATATCGAATGCAAAAGGAAGATGACATCCTTCATGATAACCAACCGGTTTGCCATTAATCCAAATCTTGGCAGCATAAGTTGCATCATTGACGCGGATAAATATATGTTGTCCTTTCCAACTGGAAGGGACGTAAGTTTCAGTTTCATACCAAACCCAGTCCATGTAATCACGCATGTCTGAGAATTGTTCGTTCCAACTGCCAGGTACTGCAATTGAACGATAGTCGGTTAGTCCCTTGAACCAATATTCCTGTTCACCAATATTGGTGGAATCTTTTTTAAATTTCCAAACTCCGGATAAGTCCAGAATATTCCTTTGGCTATTTTGAATTGGTCGAAGAGCAATATCCTTAGGATCTGCAATTTTAAAATCTGAGGCAAACATCTCCATTCCAATTAAAAGAGACAACAATAAAAATGTAGATTTCAATTTCATAGGCATAAGTTTAAATTAGGTTAAGCAAGTGTCTAGTCAATGGGACTATACCCCAATGGGATTTCAGGCTACTATAAATACTGATATTCAACAAAAAACCCACAATTAAAAATCGAATTCAGCACGCTACTTCAATACGATCGCCTGATATAATTAAGTTTAGAAAGCTTGTTTATTTCTCTCAGAGAAAAGGGAGGATAGAATACCTATCCTCCCTGAGATTTATAGATTATTCCTTAGCGCGTTCACCTGTAGCATCGAACATATCCATCAATGAACCTTCAACGTTATCTTCATCGACTTTCTCCAAGAACAAATAAACATTGTATCCACCTGCAACCCAATAAGCTGTCAGTTCTGTGTCGGAGATTTCGAAGCGATCAACCGGTTTCAACTCACCACCTTCTTCGCTTTGCATTAACACAACGATCTTACCGTCTTTCTTAACGACTTCCGCTTTCATTGGAGAATCTCCGTTAGGTGTTCCCATTACCATAATGTTCCATTTACCGAGAAAGTATTCACCTTCAGCTTGTACGTTGTTCGCGAAAACAGTCAGCATTAAGAACATTCCCATCAAAATTGAAAAAACCTTATTCATAACTTCAAATTTTTAAATTAATAGAATTATTAAGTGTAATTAGAATTTAAAATCTACTTTCAATTCGACCGTTCTTGGACGAATAGCATTTGCAACAATTGGCTTGCCAATATAATCTTCATCAGAGTCTATCTGAGAGCCACCTTGGATTGCTCCTTTAACGCCTGATTGATCCAGGAAGTTAACCACTTGCAATTTGAGGGTTAGTTTTCTATTCACCATATAATCTAATCCTCCGAAATTCTCCCACCACGGATTCCATGAGAAAGCATTTGTTTCATTTGAGTATTGCTTTCCAAAATATCGCAGACTAACCCATGCCTTCAACTTGCCTTGAGCAAACATGTAGCTTGGATCAATTTCCATCAACACTTTAGATAGAGCTGGAATTGTTTTGTCACTGTAGGACAATGTTTGCCCGAAGCCACTAACTTCATAGTCTTTGTACTGTGGATTTTGTAGAGTCAACAGATAGTGAATATTGAAATTTCTGAACAGTTGTGCGGTGATATCCGTTGACCAGCCCATCGTTTCGATATTGTAGAATTCCGGTCCAAAATCGGCACGTAACCCACTTCCTGACGGATCATCCAAAGTCGCAGCTCCTGGTACTTCATTCTTTTTGATGGATGTCAACATCGAAACAAGGCTTATTTGTTTGCCAATATTCAAATAGACACCACCTCCCATTTTTGTCACTGCAGTTTCGTAACTTCCTGGTTCAGTTGTCCTGGGATGACCACCTTCTGATGCTGTCAAACCATTTTCGTCAACAGCTTTACCTTCTGAGTCCCGGTATGTGTAATCC harbors:
- the uidA gene encoding beta-glucuronidase translates to MKLKSTFLLLSLLIGMEMFASDFKIADPKDIALRPIQNSQRNILDLSGVWKFKKDSTNIGEQEYWFKGLTDYRSIAVPGSWNEQFSDMRDYMDWVWYETETYVPSSWKGQHIFIRVNDATYAAKIWINGKPVGYHEGCHLPFAFDISSFINWDESNRIVIQVENQLSPDRVPTGNVSGGSFESFPKANYDFFPYAGLNRSVLLYSVPTDRIKDITVIPGLEEKMGLMDIVVETTDKAAKGKVIILGDDKNIEAPFKVKNGKAVVSIKIPNVRMWDLNDPFLYSVKVILGDDRDIKDQYELKTGVRTVSVDDKQILLNGKPIFLKGFGKHEDFPVLGRSSSNSLVVKDLELMKWVGANCYRTTHYPYDEENYYLADQEGFLIIGETPGVGLYFTGDKEQLDKRQAAMKRYIEEMILRDKNHPSIVMWCVANEPNEIAQLGQATIIAKEEKEQAYLEFEKLFTQVREMDKTRLVSYVGVMMGPTNWFALTDVICINRYWGWYSTPGNIEQGAKTISLEIDRLHRKFNKPVMVTEFGADAYAGFHSDQPEMFTEEYQKELIKAYLDVADSKDFVTGMLVWNFADFKTSQNLIRFGGYNLKGVFTRDRRPKMAAHYLRERWTEHKD
- the bglX gene encoding beta-glucosidase BglX translates to MKANFSASLSAVVLLICFASCVNERKPQDKKNEFITALMNKMSVEEKIAQLNLVTPSAGTGPFKTKRVMEKLKEGSAGNILSVMGSVERIHKTASLADSTRLKIPFFMALDIIHGYKTIFPIPLGLSCSWDTVLIEKTARIAAIEGTAMGYNQTYSPMVDITRDPRWGRVMEGAGEDPYLGSLVARAVVKGYQGDDLTDETSMMACVKHFGLYGASEAGRDYNTTDMSRLTMFQSYLPPYKAAIDAGAGSIMSSFNDIDGIPATANKWLLTDLLRDKWGFTGFVVSDYNCVQELIAHGIAGDYKDAVKKAIDAGLDMDMASEGYSTFLKELLDEGEIKIEEIDQACRRVLEGKYDLGLFEDPYKNYDPEKPAKVTLTDENKEVAKLAVCKSIVLLKNDNNTLPLSKNAKIALIGPSVNDQFEMFSMWSQTGDKQSVITIFDGIQKLNEKVVCADGTFFTDDPDYLKNYGRYEDAEQLQMEKDAIQIAQKSDVIVAVLGESIAMSGEAKSMTDISLPGCQVDLLKKLKATGKPVVLVLLNGRPLTLGDNLQYADAVLEAWRPGTMAGAGLADVLFGNYNPSGKLTMTFPRSLGQIPIYYNHKNTGRPYTEGEKSAFKSRYLDEKNDPLFPFGYGLSYTTFDYSAISLSDTLIAGENNNLVVSVEVSNVGEYAGEETVQLYLNDPVASVVRPVKELKKYHKVFLEPGETQRINFKISPDDLKFYNSNLQWDWESGKFIVYVGTDSEEVKTASFVWKK